Within the Candidatus Deferrimicrobiaceae bacterium genome, the region TTGCGTTGTGACGCGCCTGCGGAGAAAGGGGGGAATCATCATGAGGTAGATGGGGGGGAAAGATTGGGAATATTAGGGGGACGAAGATGCTTGAGGCAAATTCTTCATGAGACAAGGAGGAAAAGGATGAGGCCTTCACGAATTATATCCATATTGTTGCTTCTGGGCGTAACGTTTGCCGGAACGTCGATGCTTTGCGCGGGAGAAAGGAGGGAATACGATACGCCAAAAGGGAAGTTTACGGTGGAATTGAACGATAACAAGGAAATCATCAGAGGGGTGACGCCCCAGGGGGAGGAATTGGCCCCGAAAGATATCGGCGAGCTCGGTTTTGTCGAAAAAAACGATAAGGAGAATATATTTTACGAACTGAAACAGTTCCCGGCGGGGGCGGTAGTCGTAACGGGACCCGGCGACACCTGTTTCTGGTATTTCGACGGGCGCAAATACATAAATATTTGCTATTGATTTTTTCTAAATTCTGCCTCGCGGGGTCTTTCGCAAAAGCGCTTCAAAGGAAAACACGAAAAAAACCATTCGAAGTCGGAAAAGCCCGGCGCCTGCCGGGCTTTTTTTTCCGCCGATCCCATCTTCCTCTTCAGTTATCCCCGATTGTCCGGTATAGTTTCCTCTATCTTACGGCAAGCAAAGGGATCCGGACCTGCCCTCCCGCCGGGGGAGCGGGATACGCCATTTTTCGCGGTTACGATCGCGGAAACAACGCTTGGTTTTCGGCGACCGGTTGCGAGGAAAAATGGCCGGGAAGACCGCCTCGATCGCCAAGATCACCCGCCCGGTTCTCGCCGGGCACTACCCCCGGAAAAGGCTGTTCCGCCTGATCGACCGCGCCCGGAAACGGCCGGTCCTGTGGATCTGCGGCCCGCCGGGCTCGGGGAAGACCACCCTGGTCAGCAGCTACCTCGCGTACAGGAGGGTTCCCGGCCTGTGGTTCCGGCTGGAAGAGGGCGACGCGGATCCCGCGACCTTCTTCCACTACCTCGGGCTTGCGGCGCGAAAAGCGGCGCCCCGGGTCCGAAAGCCGCTTCCCGTGCCGATACCCGAGCAGCGTTCCGCCATCTCCCTCTTTGCCCGGCGGTATTTCGAGAGCCTTTTCATCCGCCTCAAGACGGGGTCGGCGATCGTGTTCGACGACTACCAGAACGTCCCCGCCGACTCGGCGTTTCATACGATGGTCCGCGACGGTCTTTCCCTGATTCCTCCCGGCGTAAGCGTCATTCTCATCAGTCGGGAGCATCCCCCTTCGTCGTTCGCCCGGCTTCGCGCCAGCCAGGCCATGGAGATCATCGGCTGGAAGGAACTTCGACTGTCCCCCCGGGAAACGGAAGGGATCGCGCGCCTCCGGTGGAAAGGAAAGCGGGGAACGAAATCGATCCGGAATCTCCACAGCATGTCCGGCGGATGGGCCGCCGGCTTCGTGCTCCTGCTGGAGAAGGCAGGACCGGGGTCGGTTACGCCCCGGGAACTCCCCGGGCAAAATCCCCAGGAGATCTTCGACTATTTCGCGGGGGAGATCCTGGAAAATCTGGATGAGGAGATGCACTCCTTCCTGCTGAAGAGCGCCCACCTTCCCCTGATGACGGCGCGGATGGGCGCTCAATTGACGGGGCTGCGCCGGGCCGGGCAGATCCTCTTCTACCTGAGCCGCCGCAACTATTTCACCGAAGTGCGCACGGGCCCCGAGCCGGTATACGAGTACCACCCCCTGTTCCGGGAATTTCTCCGATCCCGCGCCGCCGACGTTTTCTCGGAGAAATATATTCACCGCGTCCGGGGAAAGGCGGCCGCGATCCTGGAGGAATCCGGCCATGGCGAAGAGGCCGCGGGCATCTTGCGCGAGATCGGCGATTGGCACGGATTTACACGGATCTTGCAAACGCAGGCACCCTTGCTTGTCCGGCAGGGGAGAAGCGCGACGCTTGTCGAGTGGGTGGGGTACCTCCCCGCAAAGATCCGCGAGGAAGACCCATGGTTGCTTTACTGGAGCGGAGTGGCCCGGTTGTCTTCCCGCCCCGAGGAAAGCCAGCGCGATTACGAGGAGGCCTTCCGGCGATTTTGCAAAAAGAAAGACAGGGACGGTGCTTTCCTGGCCTGGGCGGGCGTGGTCGACGCAATCGTCTACGGTCCCGGGAGTCTGAAGTCGCTCGATCCCTGGTTTTCGACCCTCGGCAAGTTGTTGAAGGGGAGCAAACCTCCCTTGCCGGAAGAAATCGATTCCCAGGTGACATCCACCATGATCAAGGCGCTGTCCCTCAGGCGGCCCCGCTTTGTCGACAGGGAGATGTGGGCGGACCGGGCGATGCGCCTCGCCCGGTCGACCCGGGATGATGTCCCGCTGAAGTTCACCGCCCTGCTCAACGTGGCGTATTACCGGTTCCACAGCGGCGATTTCCAGGTTGTGGGGCTCCTCCTCGATTCGTTGCGCGACCTGGTCCGGAGACCGGAGCTTTCCCCTCTTCCCCGCCTCACTCTCTGCTGGCTCGAGGCGGCATACGCCAACGTGAACGGCCTGCACGACCGTTGCCTCAAGGTTGTGGCGGAGGGGATCGAACTGGCCAACGCCACCGGGATCCACCTCATGGACAATTTACTGCTGGGGCATGGGGCGTTGTCATCCCTGCACAAGGGCGACCTGGCGACGGCGAAGGGTTTCCTGCGAAAGATGGCCTCCTCGTTGACGGCGGCGCGGCCGTGGGAAGCGTCCTTTTACCATCGACTCGCCGCATGGGATGCCCTGCACCGGGGGAACCAGGCGCAGGCCTTGTTCCATTCGGACCGCAGCCTGACCATGTGCGAGGAGGTGGGGAACCCCTGGACCGAGGCGCTGGCTCTCCTGCAGAGAGCTTTCGTCCTCCGTGAGGGAGGAAAAGCGAACGAGGCGGCCCGCCATCTCAAGCGCGCTCACCGGATGGGGAAAGAGAGCGGAATGCATTTCATCCGTTTCCTCTGTCTGTTGGTTGAGGCGCACTTTTCCCTTCTCGAGGGGGACGGGGAATCCGGTCTTTCGTCCCTTCGGAAGGGGTTGGGCATCGGGAGGGAGAAGGGGTATCTCAACATCTACCTGTGGCGTCCCGGCCTTCTGGAAGGAATCGCCGCGAAAGCCCTGGAGAAGGGAATCGAGACCGGATATGTCCGCGATCTCATTCGAAGGAACGCCCTCGTCCCGGATGGCGCCCTTCCGGATACGGAGCACTGGCCGTGGCCGCTGAAAGTGTACACGCTCGGCACGTTCGACCTGCTGAGGGAGGAGAAGCCTCTGACGTTTTCCCGGAAGGTCCAGCACAAGCCCCTCCTGATGCTCAAGGCGTTCGTCGCCCTGGGGGGAAAGAACGTCCCCGAGGAGCAGATGACCGACATCCTCTGGCCCGAGGCGGAAGGGGACCTGGCGCACCAGTCCTTCGCCACGACGCTTCGGCGGGTAAGAGCCATGCTCGGAAACGAAAAGGCCGTGTCGCTTCGCGAGGGCTGTGTAACATTGGACCTTCGTCAATGCTGGGTGGACGCATTTGCCTTCGAAACCCTTGTCGCCCGGATCGACGAAGCGTCTTACGGTGGAAAGGGATGGCCGGACAAAACGCGCACTGCGAACCTCGCGGCAAAAGCCATCGCCTTGTACCGAGGGCCATTCCTTCCCGGGGAAGGCTCCCCCCCCTGGGTCGTGGCGATGCGGGAACGGCTGAGAAGCAAGTTCCTGCGGGTCGTAGGGTTTTTCGGCCGCTACCTGGAAAGAGAAGGGCGATGGGAGGAAGCCATCGCCTGCTACCGGAAAGGGCTGGAAGTGGATGATCTTGCAGAGGAATTCTACCAGCGCCTGATGATCTGCCATCATCGGGCCGGACAGGTCGCCGAGGCAGCGACTGCGTACAACCGCTGCCGCAAGGTGCTTTCCTCCATGCTCGGGATCTCCCCCTCCCCGGGAACCGAGGCCATCGCGAAGGGAATCCGTCCTTCCTGAGCATCTCTCTTTTTTTCGAATAGGTATCCCATCTGTCACTTTCCTCATGTCAGGATAGTCGCGGGAACGGCGGTTTGCTTGTGCCTTGAACCGTGCGAATACGATGCCTTTCGGCACTGCCGGGAAGGCGGAACAGGGAGATTGGGGATGGTGATCTTAGACAATTACATCGTCCGGATCTACCGGAGAGACAAATCCGATCCGGACAGGATCGTGGGAATCGTGGAGGATATCGCATCC harbors:
- a CDS encoding BTAD domain-containing putative transcriptional regulator translates to MAGKTASIAKITRPVLAGHYPRKRLFRLIDRARKRPVLWICGPPGSGKTTLVSSYLAYRRVPGLWFRLEEGDADPATFFHYLGLAARKAAPRVRKPLPVPIPEQRSAISLFARRYFESLFIRLKTGSAIVFDDYQNVPADSAFHTMVRDGLSLIPPGVSVILISREHPPSSFARLRASQAMEIIGWKELRLSPRETEGIARLRWKGKRGTKSIRNLHSMSGGWAAGFVLLLEKAGPGSVTPRELPGQNPQEIFDYFAGEILENLDEEMHSFLLKSAHLPLMTARMGAQLTGLRRAGQILFYLSRRNYFTEVRTGPEPVYEYHPLFREFLRSRAADVFSEKYIHRVRGKAAAILEESGHGEEAAGILREIGDWHGFTRILQTQAPLLVRQGRSATLVEWVGYLPAKIREEDPWLLYWSGVARLSSRPEESQRDYEEAFRRFCKKKDRDGAFLAWAGVVDAIVYGPGSLKSLDPWFSTLGKLLKGSKPPLPEEIDSQVTSTMIKALSLRRPRFVDREMWADRAMRLARSTRDDVPLKFTALLNVAYYRFHSGDFQVVGLLLDSLRDLVRRPELSPLPRLTLCWLEAAYANVNGLHDRCLKVVAEGIELANATGIHLMDNLLLGHGALSSLHKGDLATAKGFLRKMASSLTAARPWEASFYHRLAAWDALHRGNQAQALFHSDRSLTMCEEVGNPWTEALALLQRAFVLREGGKANEAARHLKRAHRMGKESGMHFIRFLCLLVEAHFSLLEGDGESGLSSLRKGLGIGREKGYLNIYLWRPGLLEGIAAKALEKGIETGYVRDLIRRNALVPDGALPDTEHWPWPLKVYTLGTFDLLREEKPLTFSRKVQHKPLLMLKAFVALGGKNVPEEQMTDILWPEAEGDLAHQSFATTLRRVRAMLGNEKAVSLREGCVTLDLRQCWVDAFAFETLVARIDEASYGGKGWPDKTRTANLAAKAIALYRGPFLPGEGSPPWVVAMRERLRSKFLRVVGFFGRYLEREGRWEEAIACYRKGLEVDDLAEEFYQRLMICHHRAGQVAEAATAYNRCRKVLSSMLGISPSPGTEAIAKGIRPS